From one Planktothrix agardhii NIES-204 genomic stretch:
- a CDS encoding cytochrome P450: MTSTQSITSLPLPPGKLGFAIIGETISFLRDPDFADKRQKQYGSIFKTHLFGRPTVIMMGAEANRFLFANENKYFIVAWPLSTRILLGQGSLSMQLGDIHKSRRKILSQAFQPRALARYATTMEDFTHRYLHKWEQKSTLIWYPELRKYTFDIACKLLIGKQQATDTNLEVLFEDWCNGLFTIPLRLPGTKFNQACKSHKLLLTEIETLIRQRQQQPHSGEDALGLLLQAQDEDGNQLGIEELKDQILTLLFAGHETLTSAIASFCLEVGQRPDIIAKIRAEQQQFDPTQPITFEDLKSMTYLEQVMKEVLRFVPPVGGGFREVIQDCEYNGYFIPKDWSILYQIAKTHQDETVYFQPQEFDPERFSETRNEDKPKPFSWVPFGGGMRECIGKEFAKLEIKLFAALLVRNYDWQLLPNQSLDLITIPTPRPRDGLKVQLRRLND, translated from the coding sequence ATGACATCAACTCAATCTATAACTTCTCTCCCTTTGCCCCCTGGTAAGTTGGGTTTTGCGATCATTGGTGAAACCATTAGTTTTTTGCGAGATCCTGATTTTGCTGACAAGCGACAAAAACAATATGGATCAATTTTTAAAACCCATCTTTTTGGTCGTCCCACTGTGATTATGATGGGTGCAGAAGCCAATCGGTTTTTATTTGCAAATGAGAATAAATATTTTATTGTGGCTTGGCCCCTAAGTACCCGAATATTATTAGGACAGGGATCATTATCAATGCAATTGGGAGATATTCATAAGTCTCGCCGTAAAATTTTATCCCAAGCATTTCAGCCTAGAGCTTTAGCCAGATATGCTACGACTATGGAAGATTTCACCCATCGTTATTTGCATAAATGGGAACAAAAATCAACCTTAATTTGGTATCCTGAATTACGGAAATATACCTTTGATATTGCCTGTAAATTATTAATTGGAAAACAGCAAGCTACCGATACCAATTTAGAAGTATTATTTGAAGATTGGTGTAATGGACTATTTACTATTCCCCTGCGTTTACCCGGAACAAAATTTAATCAAGCCTGTAAATCCCATAAGTTATTATTAACAGAAATAGAAACCTTAATTCGTCAACGTCAGCAACAACCCCATTCTGGGGAAGATGCCCTGGGATTATTATTACAAGCCCAGGATGAAGACGGAAATCAACTCGGTATTGAAGAACTCAAAGATCAGATTTTAACCCTATTATTTGCCGGACATGAAACCTTAACTTCTGCGATCGCATCCTTCTGTTTAGAAGTCGGTCAGCGTCCTGATATTATAGCAAAAATTAGAGCCGAACAACAACAATTTGATCCCACTCAACCGATTACCTTTGAAGATTTAAAATCCATGACCTATTTAGAACAGGTGATGAAAGAAGTATTGCGGTTTGTGCCTCCGGTTGGGGGTGGGTTTCGAGAAGTAATTCAAGATTGTGAATATAACGGTTATTTTATCCCCAAAGACTGGTCTATTTTATATCAAATTGCCAAAACCCATCAGGATGAAACGGTTTATTTTCAACCGCAAGAATTCGATCCTGAGCGGTTTAGTGAAACCCGCAATGAAGATAAACCTAAACCCTTTAGTTGGGTTCCCTTTGGTGGCGGAATGCGCGAATGTATTGGCAAAGAATTTGCTAAATTAGAGATCAAATTATTTGCGGCATTATTAGTCAGAAATTATGATTGGCAACTGTTACCAAATCAATCTTTAGACTTAATTACAATTCCCACTCCCCGTCCCCGGGATGGTTTAAAAGTGCAGTTGAGACGTTTAAACGATTAA
- a CDS encoding CsbD-like protein: MKFISRVVKSAQINKYQIQQIQQGADMSLKNREKATAKNVAGKVQETVGNVTGDPKDQAEGKEKQAEAKVMHTVEDVKDEVKAKLD, encoded by the coding sequence ATGAAATTTATTAGTAGAGTTGTTAAGTCTGCTCAGATTAATAAATATCAGATTCAGCAAATTCAACAAGGAGCCGATATGAGTTTAAAAAATAGAGAAAAAGCCACCGCCAAAAATGTCGCAGGCAAGGTTCAAGAAACCGTAGGCAACGTGACTGGAGACCCCAAAGATCAGGCTGAAGGCAAGGAAAAACAGGCAGAAGCAAAGGTTATGCACACCGTTGAAGATGTGAAAGATGAAGTCAAAGCCAAACTGGACTAA
- a CDS encoding CsbD-like protein, translating into MILFSKVRKFLLSIGMVVFISSAIIFSLASGESWAATLSTQGINPAQTQIAIMNQTKEMINNVKDQAQEAIANITDDLKTDVVQNDQQFDANTQQGIVDSIKNPDYNPGGKSKEAAKQDREAIKGVEADVRDLFKPE; encoded by the coding sequence ATGATTTTGTTTAGCAAAGTTCGTAAATTTTTGCTGTCTATTGGCATGGTTGTTTTCATCTCCAGTGCTATCATCTTTAGTTTGGCATCGGGAGAAAGTTGGGCTGCAACTTTGTCAACCCAAGGCATCAACCCAGCACAGACTCAAATTGCTATCATGAATCAAACGAAAGAGATGATCAATAATGTTAAGGATCAAGCCCAAGAAGCGATTGCTAACATCACAGATGATCTGAAAACCGATGTTGTTCAAAACGATCAGCAATTTGATGCTAATACCCAACAGGGGATTGTTGATAGTATTAAAAACCCCGACTACAACCCTGGTGGAAAAAGCAAGGAGGCAGCAAAGCAAGACCGTGAAGCTATCAAAGGTGTAGAAGCTGATGTTCGTGATCTATTTAAGCCAGAATAG
- a CDS encoding multi-sensor hybrid histidine kinase, with the protein MKRKWLYKFLSQNRQIVPYLVLLGTLILTAIATYYVESTARNQDRLQFNASAQQTENLIRDRVKTYIALLRAGSGLFASHDTVDREEFRTYMEQLKLRREYPGIQGIGFTIRVQPSEKDQLIARMKAEGIPNFAINPDYPRSEYHAIIYLEPLDARNQAAIGFDMFTEPVRRRAMEHARDGGIPVASGRVKLRQEIDAKKQPGFLIYFPIYRGNSTPPTVTEKREKLLGFIYSPFRMDDLMQWLFGSYPDAFIDFKIYDGLAITPSSLLYDSNSSRLLGFKPQFEERKMLSIAGQTWTIIYTSRPELNFNFQRLIAPYIALVGSFVGIILFGLMRSQIKARYIAEKIATELTKSEKALRDSEARFQAFMDYNPTVAWICDHQGKMLYLSKSYTRTFNVSPESLETTIFDIFTPDLASKFLNYISIVASQNLVLEVIESLPRRDGKIGEFLIYQFPIWVDQEDPLVGGVAIDRTESHRAETLLRRSEVQYRTMVEQSPLSILILSLDGSVRRVNRAWEELWGIKGEMIKDYNLLEDQQLIQKRIIPYIQKGLAGETVAIPPILYDPHQSFPGLSNYGYAQRWVEAYIYPVRDEVGEIREVVFIYEDITERKHAEEELQESEARFRTLIETTFDGIIIHENGIILDANQGASIMLDYPLGEMMGTSFLDFVTPESRDLILQNIKNNLEAPLEVFGLRKDGTIFDVEIIGKSKIYKGRQVQVTAMRDITNRKQLEAELRTRADELTEANRLKDEFLATLSHELRTPLNAILGWTQLLISRDLDKETFNRATETINRNTRALAQLIEDLLDVSRIISGKLNFSPNPTVLIPVIEAAIETVRSITEAKDIKINISFEPNIGMVLGDSNRLQQVMWNLLTNAIKFSSEGGEIQVRLHKSQNQNSLGNNSNYEVRDYAEIQVSDTGQGISKDFLPFVFERFRQSDGSMTRKQGGLGLGLTIVHHLVEIHGGSVTVDSPGLGKGTVFTIKLPLMTSDMLKDYQYLQEGFSDDDLMFESCLKIKGVKILVVDDEVDARDLVAHILENCGSEVVTVGSAEEAINIFKANSAISQFHILVSDIGLSGGDGYSLIRQIRLLPPEAGGQIPALALTAYAQDEDRQAAFSAGFHAHLAKPVEPHELLFTIANLIGIIG; encoded by the coding sequence ATGAAGCGCAAATGGCTGTATAAGTTTCTCTCTCAGAATCGGCAGATTGTTCCCTACTTAGTGCTGTTGGGGACTTTAATCCTGACGGCGATCGCCACTTATTATGTAGAATCAACAGCCCGTAACCAGGATCGGTTACAGTTTAATGCCTCCGCCCAACAGACGGAAAACCTAATTCGAGATCGGGTTAAAACCTATATTGCCTTACTCCGTGCCGGAAGTGGGTTATTTGCCAGCCATGATACCGTGGATCGAGAGGAATTCCGCACCTACATGGAACAATTAAAACTGCGGAGGGAATATCCAGGGATTCAAGGGATTGGGTTTACAATTCGGGTTCAACCCTCCGAAAAAGATCAATTAATAGCTCGGATGAAAGCTGAGGGTATCCCTAACTTCGCTATCAATCCCGATTACCCTCGATCCGAATATCATGCCATCATCTACCTAGAACCCCTAGATGCACGCAATCAAGCCGCCATTGGGTTTGATATGTTTACCGAACCCGTGCGCCGTCGCGCCATGGAACACGCCCGGGATGGGGGAATTCCGGTGGCGTCGGGTCGAGTCAAACTCCGACAAGAAATTGATGCCAAAAAACAACCGGGTTTTTTAATCTATTTCCCCATTTATCGAGGTAATTCTACTCCCCCAACGGTCACGGAAAAACGGGAGAAATTACTAGGATTTATCTATAGCCCATTTCGGATGGATGACTTGATGCAATGGCTATTTGGGAGTTATCCAGATGCTTTCATAGATTTTAAAATTTATGATGGTTTAGCAATTACTCCCTCCTCTCTCCTATACGATTCTAACTCTAGTCGTTTATTAGGGTTTAAGCCCCAATTTGAGGAGCGAAAAATGCTCTCCATTGCTGGACAGACTTGGACGATTATCTATACTTCCCGTCCTGAACTTAATTTTAATTTCCAACGTCTGATTGCTCCCTATATTGCCTTAGTAGGAAGTTTTGTTGGTATTATCTTATTTGGATTAATGCGATCGCAAATTAAAGCTCGATATATTGCGGAAAAAATTGCAACGGAACTGACGAAATCAGAAAAAGCCCTGCGAGATAGTGAAGCCCGATTTCAGGCGTTTATGGATTACAACCCTACCGTAGCTTGGATTTGTGATCATCAAGGTAAAATGTTATATTTGAGTAAAAGTTATACCCGAACCTTTAATGTTTCTCCAGAATCTTTAGAAACCACTATATTTGATATATTTACCCCAGATTTAGCCTCCAAATTCCTGAATTATATTTCGATTGTGGCTTCGCAAAACCTAGTTTTAGAAGTTATTGAATCTCTACCTCGACGAGACGGCAAAATTGGAGAATTTTTAATCTATCAATTTCCAATTTGGGTTGATCAGGAAGATCCATTGGTTGGGGGTGTAGCCATTGACCGCACAGAAAGTCATCGAGCCGAAACCCTATTACGTCGCTCGGAAGTTCAATATCGGACAATGGTTGAACAATCTCCCCTGAGCATTTTAATCCTATCATTAGATGGTTCGGTTAGGCGTGTAAATCGAGCCTGGGAGGAGCTATGGGGAATCAAAGGAGAAATGATTAAAGACTACAATTTGTTAGAAGATCAACAACTAATTCAAAAACGGATAATTCCCTATATTCAAAAGGGTTTAGCCGGGGAAACCGTGGCGATTCCTCCAATTTTATATGATCCTCATCAAAGCTTCCCAGGATTATCGAATTATGGATATGCTCAACGCTGGGTTGAGGCTTATATTTATCCAGTGCGGGATGAGGTGGGTGAAATTCGAGAAGTCGTATTTATCTATGAAGATATCACCGAACGTAAACACGCAGAAGAAGAATTACAAGAAAGTGAAGCTCGGTTTAGAACCCTAATTGAAACTACATTTGATGGTATTATTATTCATGAAAATGGCATCATTCTTGATGCTAACCAAGGGGCATCTATTATGTTGGATTACCCTTTAGGAGAAATGATGGGAACTTCTTTTCTGGATTTTGTCACCCCCGAAAGTCGGGATTTAATTTTACAAAATATTAAAAACAACTTAGAAGCCCCATTAGAAGTCTTTGGATTAAGAAAAGATGGCACAATTTTTGATGTAGAAATCATTGGTAAGTCTAAAATTTATAAAGGACGTCAAGTTCAGGTGACAGCCATGCGGGATATTACTAATCGTAAACAATTAGAAGCTGAACTGCGTACCCGGGCTGATGAATTAACAGAAGCCAACCGCCTCAAAGATGAATTTTTAGCTACCCTTTCCCATGAATTACGGACTCCTCTGAATGCTATTTTGGGATGGACACAACTGTTGATATCACGAGATTTAGATAAGGAAACATTTAATCGGGCGACGGAAACAATTAATCGTAATACACGGGCTTTAGCGCAACTGATTGAGGATTTATTAGATGTTTCTCGAATTATTAGTGGAAAACTGAATTTTAGCCCGAATCCGACTGTTTTAATTCCGGTAATTGAAGCAGCAATTGAAACGGTACGCTCAATAACTGAGGCGAAAGATATTAAAATTAATATTTCCTTTGAGCCTAATATTGGGATGGTTTTAGGGGATAGTAACCGTTTACAACAGGTGATGTGGAATCTATTAACCAATGCAATAAAATTTAGCTCAGAAGGAGGAGAAATTCAGGTGAGACTACATAAGTCTCAGAATCAAAATTCCTTGGGAAATAATAGCAATTATGAAGTCAGAGATTATGCAGAAATTCAAGTTAGTGATACCGGACAAGGAATTAGTAAAGACTTTTTACCCTTTGTGTTTGAAAGATTTCGTCAATCCGATGGTTCAATGACTCGGAAACAGGGCGGATTAGGATTAGGATTAACCATTGTCCACCATTTAGTTGAAATTCATGGAGGAAGCGTTACTGTAGATAGTCCAGGGTTAGGAAAGGGAACAGTATTTACTATAAAATTACCCCTGATGACATCGGATATGTTAAAAGATTATCAGTATCTTCAAGAGGGTTTCAGTGATGATGATTTGATGTTTGAAAGTTGTTTAAAAATCAAAGGAGTTAAAATTTTAGTGGTTGATGATGAAGTGGATGCTCGGGATTTAGTTGCTCATATTTTAGAAAATTGTGGGTCAGAAGTGGTGACCGTTGGGAGTGCAGAAGAAGCCATTAATATCTTCAAAGCCAATAGTGCTATATCTCAATTTCATATTTTAGTCAGTGATATTGGACTGTCGGGGGGAGACGGTTATTCACTAATCCGTCAAATTCGTTTATTACCCCCAGAAGCAGGAGGGCAAATACCCGCTTTAGCACTTACAGCTTATGCCCAAGATGAAGACCGTCAAGCCGCATTCTCCGCCGGGTTTCACGCCCATTTAGCTAAACCCGTAGAACCCCATGAATTACTGTTTACTATTGCTAATTTAATCGGAATTATTGGATAA
- a CDS encoding GTP-binding protein, HSR1-related: MEFAQRLAAISTEIDQPLCAYINRRGQVMRVGVGTPRQTQIPPLELPRYGNGRLSGIRCITTQTSPEPPKEAALTAMAIQRLDILVVLTLTGGGFQRRGGGETGYIKDTYMAHLVPEMDTTKNQQIDNGFSAIPYYLSLPMSLDALSQQDFLDLVNELETEFEREFVAREVDSSQDKVLLVGVKTDKISPQRFEDGLTELVRLVDTAGGQVLQTLRQKRSHPHPQTVVGEGKVQEIALVAQTIGANLIVFDRDLSPAQVRNLETQIGVRVVDRTEVILDIFAQRAQSGAGKLQVELAQLEYSLPRLTGRGLAMSRLGGGIGTRGPGETKLETERRAIQRRISRLQQEVNQLQAHRSRLRQNRQAQEVPTLALVGYTNAGKSTLLNVLTQSEVYTADQLFATLDPTTRRLEIPDMITEEPLTIVITDTVGFIHELPPPLVNAFRATLEEVTDADALIHLVDLSHSAWESQIESVMQILREMPVTPGPGLLVFNKIDQTDGENLRSAQEKYPQAVYISASKALGLETLRKRMAALVHYAISNR, encoded by the coding sequence GTGGAATTTGCCCAGCGACTGGCGGCAATTAGTACGGAAATTGATCAGCCTCTGTGCGCCTATATTAACCGTCGGGGACAGGTGATGCGGGTGGGAGTCGGAACTCCTCGCCAAACTCAAATTCCCCCCTTAGAACTCCCCCGGTATGGGAATGGACGCCTGAGTGGAATTCGTTGTATTACCACCCAAACTAGCCCGGAACCCCCTAAAGAAGCAGCTTTGACTGCCATGGCGATTCAACGTTTGGACATTCTGGTAGTTCTCACCCTGACCGGAGGTGGTTTTCAGCGACGAGGAGGGGGTGAAACGGGCTATATTAAAGACACTTATATGGCTCACCTTGTCCCTGAAATGGACACGACTAAGAATCAACAAATTGATAACGGTTTTTCTGCCATTCCCTATTATTTGTCGTTGCCGATGAGTCTGGATGCCCTATCGCAACAGGATTTTCTCGATTTAGTCAACGAACTAGAAACGGAGTTTGAACGGGAATTTGTCGCCCGGGAAGTCGATTCTAGTCAGGATAAAGTGCTGTTAGTGGGGGTGAAAACGGATAAAATATCCCCCCAACGGTTTGAAGATGGGTTAACGGAATTGGTGCGTTTAGTCGATACCGCCGGAGGTCAGGTGTTACAAACTTTACGCCAAAAGCGATCGCATCCTCACCCCCAAACCGTTGTCGGAGAGGGTAAAGTCCAAGAAATTGCCTTGGTTGCCCAAACCATCGGAGCTAATTTAATTGTATTTGATCGTGACTTATCCCCCGCCCAAGTTCGGAACCTGGAAACCCAAATCGGGGTCAGGGTTGTAGACCGAACCGAAGTTATCCTTGATATTTTTGCTCAACGCGCCCAGTCGGGGGCGGGAAAATTACAGGTAGAACTGGCCCAACTGGAATATAGTTTACCCCGGTTAACTGGTCGAGGTCTGGCTATGTCTCGCTTAGGGGGCGGAATTGGAACCAGAGGGCCAGGAGAAACCAAACTGGAAACGGAACGGCGGGCCATCCAGCGTCGAATCTCCCGGCTACAACAGGAAGTGAATCAACTACAAGCCCATCGTTCTCGTCTGCGCCAAAATCGTCAAGCTCAAGAGGTTCCGACCTTGGCCTTAGTGGGCTATACCAATGCTGGAAAGTCAACTTTATTGAACGTTTTAACCCAGTCGGAAGTCTATACGGCTGACCAACTCTTTGCTACCCTTGATCCCACGACTCGCCGTTTAGAGATTCCTGATATGATAACGGAGGAGCCTTTAACAATTGTTATCACGGATACAGTCGGATTTATACATGAACTTCCGCCTCCTTTGGTTAATGCGTTTAGAGCTACTTTAGAAGAGGTGACGGACGCGGATGCCTTAATTCATTTAGTGGATTTATCCCATTCCGCCTGGGAAAGTCAAATTGAGTCGGTAATGCAGATTTTAAGAGAAATGCCTGTGACTCCTGGCCCGGGATTATTAGTGTTTAATAAAATCGATCAAACTGATGGGGAAAATTTACGATCAGCGCAGGAAAAATATCCTCAAGCGGTTTATATTTCCGCTTCTAAAGCCTTGGGGTTAGAAACCCTCAGAAAACGCATGGCGGCTTTAGTCCATTATGCGATTTCTAATCGGTAA